The DNA window CCCTCAACTGGCCTGCTCTGGAGCGACGGGAACTGGACCCCCCCTTCAAACCCAAAGTGGTACGACTTGGTTCTGTGTCCTGTGGAATGCACTATTAATTATATTGACTTTATTGTTATCAGAGTAATCTTTGTGGTACAAATGAGATACCAGTATTTTAGTGCTTTAGAGATTTGAAAGTACTTGTATTAGCAGCATCAGTATGTACTTTGCATATCAAACGCGACCAACATTATTATGATCATCTGTCCTCTGGGCCTACTCCTTTGCAATTGAAAAACTGCTTTTTGTTTTATCTTTGTTGATACCAAAAACTGatcttggccgggtttcccagattcgttaagaagctcttaccgctaagatcttcttaagaacgttctaagagcgttctagagtgcccttagaacgttcttaagacgctcttagcgttaggagcttcttaacaaatctgggaaacccggcccttgtcATTGAGTTGTAAGAATAAGCTTCAGACACATTGGAACAATGATCCTTCAAACGATACATGGGTCCTTAGGTCTCCATACTGGTCACATGTTTAGCATGACAACGCTGACATCTCTTTTCTGTCAATCACAGAAATCACCCAATGACTGCAGCAACTTTGACCGAGAGTTCCTGAATGAGAAACCCCGCCTCTCCCACGCAGATAAGAACTTGTTAGACTCCATGGACCAGACAGCCTTCGCAGGTTTCTCCTTCATCAACCCCAAAATGGAGCACTTACTGGACAAATAACCACCCACACTGTATTCCCTTCCCCCACGGCAGATACTAAACAATTCTATTTGGTTTCCTAGTCGACAGTAGGCCCATGCTCTTTTGTGCGCTCGTCTTACTTATCTTAATAAGTGAGAGCAGGAAAATAGGACAAGAGAATCGTTGAATCGTATGTTGTGTTGGGATGCACCCTGTGTCTTTGCAGAGGTGGCCCAGTGTAAATACtgttagagaggggaggagggccaggaCAGGGAACacagtgtggagggtgtgtgcatgtttcacCATTTGTAGGTTCCAATCAGTAGTGGGGGATTTCTTCTTGTGATAAATCCTTGAATTAATATGATCAATTAATGCACTGTAATATTTGAGATTGTACAAGACACAGGCCTTGGCACGGAGCATACATGTTAATGTTTagtaagcacacacatacctacacacactcgcacacacacatacctacacacaaacagcatgGACAATATGAGTTGGTGTCAGTTTTTGAGTATGTGTTGCATGCTGGGATATCAAAAGGAGATTTGGTTACACACACTGTGTGCTCCAACTACTGTATCTGACTCTAGtcttgagaggtgtgtgtgtttgtctgtgtgcgagagagagaaaatctcTAGTAGACATCAGTCCCTATAGACCAGTCACATACAGTATTGGAGCGTCTTCAGCAGGATCACCTCAGAGTTATGTAGGTGTTCCCTGTGAAAAAGGTCTTGAGTTTCACTGAGATGGGTAAGGTATGGAATAATAACTGCATCTCATGAGTCAGAAGCTCTAAACGAAGACACATGGCATGTAGGCTACTAGGAAACAAGGCATTGTAAAGGTACTGTATTGATGTTTAAGGATTTGTGTTAATATGTATGTCAGATAGGGTACTTCAGTAATGTATAATTGGGTGTCATGTTACTTGAATGTTGTTATTTTAACAAGGATATAATGTTATAGGAAATTATATGTATATTGTTTAAACAGATAAAATATTGGGGAGCTATGTACTTTTTCTACTGTCTTGATATTTTACATCTGAttataaatttaaaaaaataaaataactccTATACACTTACTTTTATATAAGTTCGGTTGTTCATGCACTGACAACGATTAGCTTTAACATTTGTGGTTTTTCCATCTCTTGACTGCATTAATACATTTTTGATACTCCCCTTGGAGACCACTGGCATTCTGTTTGGGTCAGGTATCAAACTTtcctgccatctagtggtcaggTGGCACAAGACACAACTCCATTGTGTCCGAGGCCAGCGAGTCGACGACATTCCTGCAGTGCGCACGGACTGTATCCTTGTCTACTGTCCAGTCTCTCGCGTCACCTATCCTGCAGTGATGGGGAAAGTTATACATGTGTAACACACCTTACACTTTTTAAAGGTTATCTGAACACTGGGCTTTATCATAAATGCAAAGCTCCAGAGCATTCCTTTCTGACAAAGCAACTTGAATAGTCTACCCGTTAAGCTTAGATGATACATTGAATGAGAAATCGATGTATCAGTATCCAATGCCAAATAGCCTATCAAAAGGCGATCCTATTTTTTCCGTTATTTAGAGATGTCATTGCTTTCTGCTTACCCAACAGCCTAATTTCCAGCCGCGATTAAAACATATTTCGAAATAGGCCTACTTAATTTATTGAAGTTGAAATTTCAATAAAAAAGGCTTCGCATAGGCTACGCTTTAATCTTTAGTGAACTCATTTAGAGACGGTTAATGCACGAAACCTTATTCCGTCTTCCATTTATTCAATCGTTTTGTCGAGCTGTCAACGTGTAAAGGACCGCTTCGGTGGTTTTTCTTTATTGTTAGAACGGGTATTCTACAGAGATTCGTCTTTTGTGGAGGGTGAAACAGTGAAAGGCTGCAAATCGCCGAAGTGAGCGGCAAAAACCTGTTTCCACTATCGGATATTCTTTTAGCCTACACGTTAATGAAAGCTTTATGAAACATTAAATTAGCTCATACATTGTAATTGAAACTGATTTTTTAATTGTACAGCAAACAAAAAATTATAAAGCTTCTTATCACGATTTCTTCCAGATTCTGTTAAAAAAATCAATAGGGTAGGCTACTTTCTTGACCATGGCAAGCAGGTTATGCCAACATCAACGATTGTCTTGTAAATTTGTCAACAGTGTGTGCATTCAGCCGTTCCAATAAAATAACACTTATTATTTTACATTGCAATATTTTCGATAGACCGAACAATGATGCTGAAAAAAGCAACTCGAATATTTTTCAAGATGGTTGAAGTCGACATCACAGTTTGTATTTCATCACTTAAATGACATTAAACGAAAGTGGGTCGATCATGAATGCAATCCATAGCCTATTCTAGTTCAACGATTAACAAAGTGTTGAATCCATAGGGAAATTGGACCAAACGTGCACCCAGTCAGACATAGACGATTTATTGGACATAAGCTTTTACTTAAAGAAAAAGTATGaattaaaagaaaaataatCTTGTTAGTTTCCTTCTGGATTTTATACTTGGTTTTGGatatgtcatattttattgtgTGAAGATGGAAGTCATTTTTTCATGCTCAACACCGACAATATCAGCTATCCGGGCTTAGAACGTGGATATAGGCGGCAGAACATGCGCAGTTGCAGTTTGTGCCATATTGGAATGAGGTCGTGAACGACTAGGCGGAAAGGAACGGCATCTAAAACCGACTTGAAAAACTATTTACTGGTAAGAAACGAATTTTGTGACTAAATACTCACATACTATGTTTTGTTTATTATGTTCTCATTGTGGTAACCTGCATTTTGGTGATGTCTGCATCTTTTTTCCCGTCTCTAAAAAAGATGACTCGGGCTCGGTCGAGTGCAAGCGCCCTTATTGCTCGCTATGTATTGCTCAAGCCATGACGTTTCAGTAACTTGACTTGGTCACAGGCGTTTTTAGCATGTGTCGAATAAGCCCCCCTTCGACCGCTGTGCCTTTGGCATCAGAATTGACCTACATGGCACAAAAATAGAcgctattttgtttgtttttttctttcttgcttTCCGTGCCTTTCTCCTCAATGGACGTAGCCTACCAGTAAAGTTGGATAATCGGCGGTAGTGTCTGCAAAGCAATTGCATTAATGGCCCATCTATTGCCGAAGACTGCGTTTGTCAGTTAAAAACCAATCATTGAAAGCCTCTACGGATAATTCACAGCAATCTGTTCTGGAATTAAGCCGTTCGTATTTGTTCGGATGGTTAAGCTATTATCTATTATCGCTGCACGCTGCAAAGCTGTTTATTATACTAAGGGAATCAACTCATTGTAGTTGGATGTTTACATTTTGGGGTTTCGTGTAAGTTATTTATAATAAGGCTACTTTGAGCTAGCATTGATACTGTACATAGGACCATTTCAACGTTGGTAATAGCAACGTTTTCTCTCCTTATCAACTTCCTTAGTTATGCAACTTGAATAATCCGAGCAACATTCTATCAACTGACAAACCGCAATGAAACGTTCTATCAATGGACTGGTTTTAAAGTGTTATGTATTGGTAGGCCTATATACGTTTTATGCAGTCAGTAAAAATATTGTTAATTTTCGACAGCGCTTGGACACTCACTGACGCCTGATGTGTACTCTTATCATTTggcaattatttttttattcaatcAAACTGTAGTACTCCAAAACAGTTGTGTCAGAAGACCTAGAAAATATTTATCAACTTCCATACTCAAGAGAGACAATGGTGGCCATATCCATCTCTCTGAAGAGTAAATCAATGGTTGACAGTATACCCTGGTGTTTAAAGGGTTGTGGGGTTTTTTGTGTTCAAGTGTAACTTCAAATGTTTTGTGTGAACGTCACGGGACATTTTAAGATAATTTTTTTAGAGACAGTTTCTCCAAAAGGGTGTTGTCTAGTTTGTCTTTTTGCATTTACTTTCAGTTGCCTGGTCTGCATATGCTTATGGTATGTTAAAACACTGATCATATGATCCAGCAATAGCTAGAAGGGACAGATCTGCAGTTGTGTGGGCACTGTAGACCTTCACTGAGTTTGTTTCTCTTTCAGGGTGAGTCAGTTTATAGTGTAGGTATGCTATAGCATTTTCAGGAAAAGGCCATCTCATTttgtgcagtttgtgtgtgttttaaagatTCTGAAAAGTCTTCAAGTAATTAAATAAGGATGTTTTTGTGTCATTGTATTCGTACTACAATCATCACAAAGTACAAGACAATAATGCCATTGTTATTTCAAGAGTTGTCTTACTTCTGCATTTTGAGCAGTTACCAGGATCAGCCAGTTGACATTGATGTCACCTAATCTCAAATATGAGTTATGTATCATCAAGGAAGCGTGTTGTATTCCTCTCAGTCCATATGGAAATACACCCAAGCAACCAGCATGTGTCCCTTTTCCCTCCAAAGCAATATTTGAAGCTGTCAATCAACTAAACATTTGCATAAGTCTACGCCCACTGAACTATCAGAATCAATCTGAAGTTTAGATATACGAGACCCAATTATTTTATCTTTAAAGACTTGTTATTGTTATATAAAACAGTTCTGAATCATGAAAATGACCATCAACTAGCATGACCATCAACTAGCATTATAGATCACTTATATATATCAAAGGAGTCCAttacattgggggggggggggaatcaacCCTGCTCATATTATTAATAGCATAGACTTCTCTGATAATAGCAGTTTGATTTTAAATCTACATGTGATGGTTGAGACATTGTACATTTCTTTGCTGCTCTTTTCATCCACTCCTGTGTTGGAGtgtaaccccccctcccccgcccccccaccacaACAATAtcttgtgtgtgtagtgtttgtgtgagccTGCTAGCTGAGCCTGGCAGGGCAGTGGGGTCGTGTGTGAAAGGGCCTGGCTGATCCTGCAGGAGTGCGGGGGTCGTGGTGGCCGGCCGGTGTTCAGGGGGAGCCTGTCTGACGGCCGTCTCGTCTTTAATAGAGACGTCAGGAATGACAAAGACAGGCTTGACAGGCCGGCTGAATGGAGCAGCGGTGACAGAGGAGCTACCCTTCGCATCCTTTACATAAACCCCACAGCCATTGTCATCCCTAATGCTTTCTCATTGCTGGTTTAGAAATGCCATCTTCTCATTTTATCCGCTTTTCGCAGTAGGCGGAAACTTAAATGTGTGAAACTTTGATGTGAATGCCACATTCTTTTTTGGAAAAGATTTGTTTGAAACAATGAAGCCAAATTCTGGAAGTATCCCAAGTTAAAGGCATGGTTTACTCCCAAAAAATGAAGACCTCAGAGATGGAATTTTGTGTCTAATTCTGATGGTGTATTTGCCATCTGTTCTCCTGTGGTATTTAAGATGTGGGTTCTTCTTGTTCATACTAGTGACCTCTGCCCTGTTCTGTGTTTCTTCATAGCTGTTGACCTGGCCTATAGGGAGACCAAACATGAGCCATGAGCCTCTGGAGTCTGGTGAGTACTGTACTTTTCAACTGCAGGTTACTGCAGCGCGGAAACAGATATATACAATGTTCATCTGTGCATTTCCTAGATGGAGACTCTGGTCAGGATGTGTCTGACTTCAGCTGGGATGACTATCTAGAGGAGAATGGGGCTGTGTCGGTTCCCCATCATGCCTTTAAACATGTAAGTCAACATGTCTTTCACATTCCTAATGTATTCCTTACAAGTCTTGTTTGACGCACACTCTCAGATGAGTGTCAGAATGATTTGTCATTGAACTAACTATCTGATATCAATATGTAAGTCTCTGTGTCCTCttctacccctccaccccctgtgGGTCAGGTGGACCAGGGCCTACAGACAGGCTTGACCCCGGGCATGaagctggaggtgtgtgtgcgctcagaGCCAGATGGACCTTATTGGGTGGCCTCCATCATTACTACCTGCGGCCAGCTGTTGTTGCTGCGCTACGAAGGGTACCAGGATGACCGTCGCGCTGACTTCTGGTGTGACATCATGACAGCGGACCTTCATCCGCTTGGATGGAGCAGGAAGCAGGGCAAAGTCATGAAGGCTCCTGAAGGTGAGAGCGCTGAGGAGAGCTATCAGTGTATTCACTTATTACACAGTAGTGACAACAAAAAATAGTGACCAGTTGTGGAGAAGTACCAGTGTTGGATATGCTGGCAGTGTCTTACCTCGGTGACCTTATCGTACATGTGGTAatagcctctctctgtctccctctcaggtGTGCGTGAGAAACACCCGGACTGGGAGGCCCTGCTGGAGAGGGCCCTGGCAGAGGAGTGCAGCGCACCTGCCAACCTGCTGGAAGGGGTAACAGCATGCTTGGCCCTCACACTTATACTACAGGCAGCTGACAAGGAGGAATCTGGAATGTGTGTTTCAGAAACTAGTTTTTCTTACCTGTCTGCTCAATGACCCATTTCCTTGAGAGGATGTATCCAACCCTTACACAGTGAAGTTTAGATTTAGATGTCGTTTATATTCTCTTCTACTCTAGTTTTTAACAAATGCAACGCACATTCCTGGCAGCACATCCtccatatgtactgtatgagtttgtgagtgtgtccattgttgtgtgtgtattactgagtgtttttttctgtgtctatgtctgtcCCCAGCCCCAGCGTGGGAAGGACCCAGTGGATCTGCTGAGCCCAGGCTGCAGTGTGGAGGTGCAGGACAGCCAAGACCCTGCGGTGGCCTGGGCTGCAGAGGTTGAGGAGAATGTGGGGGGCAGGCTAAGACTGCGCCTGTTTGGCACAGAGGGTCTCCCagatcctctctcctccctctggctCTACTATTTCCACCCACGCCTCCACCCACCTGGCTGGGCTAAGGAGAACGCCTGCACCCTCAGGCCACATACAGGTCAGCCGCTTCCTGGGAGATCCCGGTCTCGCTGATTAATGACTGATATTGTTCAGATGATAGGAAAATAAGCCAATTTACACGGGATCTGCTATATTGGTTTTCCTCAATAAGACGCGTTTCCTTCCTTCAGACCTCATCCCCCTGTGCAAGGAAGAAGAGTGGGAAGATGTGAGACAGCGAATCAGAGATCATCCTGAGGATGTGGCACTGACTGAAGAGTTCTCCAAGGCAAACCATATTCCAGTGTTTTAAAGGTCTGGGTGGTGTTTATTCTGTGCTAATTGGGTATGTTTTTTGTGCGCCTCAGGACCAACCTGCAATCTCAACCCACTGCTTTACCGAGGGGATGAAACTGGAAGCTGTCGACCCTGCTGCCCCTTTCTGTATCAGTCCTGCCACAGTCGTCAAGGCAATAGCCCTTCTATATATCCTCCTTCACCTCTAACTCTGTTCTTCTGTCTGAATACTGCCCTCAGTTATTTCTCTGACTGACTTGAATCAGCACTAGCATTGCTGAGGTGAGATGGTTAGACAACACATCCTGCTCGCTCATATCTCCTGCAGGTGTTCAATGAGCAGTACTTCCTTGTGAAGATGGATGATATCCGTGGTGATGAAGGGCCAGAGGACAGTGGGCGATCCTTCCTGTGCCACAGAAACAGTCCTGGGATCTTTCCTGCTCAGTGGAGCCTCAAGAACGGGGTCCCTCTCAGCTCCCCAAAAGGTGTGTTGGGCTGGAAACTCTGATGTTTTCCTTCATGACTCaaagttctttctctttctttcccatccCTTGGTTTTACCACCCTTGCCCTCTGTCTCTTGGGTTTTCCTTCACTGCGTTCATTTCTATCCCCTTCTCTGTCATTCTGTAGGATACCAGGGGCAGGACTTTGACTGGGCTGATTACCTTAAACAGTGTGAGGCTGAAGCAGCTCCACAGCACTGTTTCCCCACAGTGAGTTAAGGCAACTGCTTGAGCACCACAGGGCACATATTGCAATGTGTGTACAACCCCAAAACATACAGTAAAGCTAGCTTGTGAAAGCCTCCCTCTTTTCTGTTCTCTTCTCAGGACCAGACAGACCACAGCTTTAAGGAAACCATGAAACTGGAGGCAGTGAACCCTCTCTCGCCTGAGCACATTCATGTAGCAACAGTCACCAAGGTCAAAGGGCAGCACATGTGGCTTAGTCTGGAAGGTGAGTATTTTGTTGAGCCGTTCATGCTAAAGCTCTTACAGATAAACTTCATGGACACTTatccatctttctttctttctgtccagGGCTTAAGCAGCCAATGCCCGAGCTAATAGTTCACGTGGACTCATTAGACATTTTTCCTGTCAGCTGGTGCGAGACCAACGGCTACCCCCTCCTCTATCCCATAAAGCCTAAAGGTTGGTGTTCTCTAGAGGggaaacacatatttgtgtggtCAGCCACCTCCAgtgtatgtatttgttaccatgtAGAACAAAGCATATATTGTTTTTGGGACAGTGAGAGACaactcaaaatatatatatattttttttttaactctttTCTTTTAGTTGAAAAGCAGAGACGGATTGCTGTGGTGCAACCTGAGAAACAGTAAGTATGCaggactgagagggagagaatgttgTCCTGGCTATTCATCTTAGTTTGATTAACATTCTGTCCTTTGCACTTTGCCCCTAACCACTGCCTCTTACTCAATAGGCGAGCCCTGCCCAAATCCACGTCACCTGACTCTTTTAAGCagtcaaccaaccaatcagagacaggtgagggttgTCTTTGTAGTATGTTGTTATTGACCACCACTACTCCTATTTTGATGCCATGTTAACTATTCCCTCCTTTCTGAGTAAATACTTTGTGCCGTAACGTAGGACAAGGAAATGGAAAGTATTGCTGCCCCAAAATCTACTTCAACCACCGGTGTTTCTCTGGACCCTACCTGAACAAGGGGCGCATTGCTGAGCTGCCCCAGTTCATTGGCCCAGGCAATTGTGTACTGGTCCTCAAAGAGGTGGGGAGGCCTGGATAGTTTGCTATCAAACATAAGCACTGACATCCTTCCATGTACAACTCTTATCAGTCACccctctgtgttgtgtgtcctgTTCAGGTGTTGACCCTGCTGATTAACTCAGCTTACAAGCCCAGCCGTGTGCTGAGGGAGCTGCAGCTGGACCAGGAGGGGCGCTGGCATGGCCACGGGGAGACGCTAAAAGCCAAGTAAGGGGCCGATGTCAAATCCTGTTACATTCAGTTAATGAGGCCGATTCAAGGTTACAGTCATTTTTACCATAAGTATGATGTGTCTCGTTTTAACCCAGAGACTATGTTTCTTATCATAAGGTACAAAGGCAAGAGTTACCGTGCCACGGTGGAGATTGTGCGCACTGCAGACCGTGTCGCTGACTTCTGTAGGAAAACCTGCATCAAGCTGGAGTGCTGCCCCAACCTGTTTGGACCACGCATGGTTCTGGAGCACTGCTCAGAGAATTGCTCTGTCCTCACCAAAACCAAATACAGTCAGTCGAACCTTCTCTTAGTTCAATGTATTTATGTTTTGGCTAAATATACATTCTAACCAGGACATGTAATAGTTTAGATAACAGGTTCGATTACATATACTGTAGATGAATTGTGTATAGTTGCATAGTTTCCCCTAgtcatccatgtgtgtgtgttcactgcagCCTATTACTATGGCAAAAAGAAGAGTAAGCGAGTGGGCCGGCCTCCTGGGGGTCACTCGAACCTGGAGGGAGGAGCCAAGAGACGAGGGAGgcgaaggaagaggaggaagcaaCTCTTCGTACACAAGAAGAGACGTTCCTCAGCCTCACTGGATAACACGCCTGCAGGCTCGCCACAGGtaaggcacatacacacaccatgtggTTCACCTTTTGACATGAATCCCAAGACCATAACCCGTCTTGGTGTTACAGGGCAGTGGTGAGGAAGAGGATCTGGATGATGATGATTCTCTGAGTGAAGATTCTGGCTCAGAGCTGCAGGATGACCTCCAGGATGATTCTGAATATTCTGCCGGGAAGTCTCAACCACCGACCCCGTCCCCTTCCCCACCTGCTACACCTAGGCCAACCCGTAGGCGCAGGAAACCTCGCTCCCCGTCCTTCTCAGATGATGAGAACCGGCCTCCCTCGCCAAAGGTTAGCATGCTGCAAGTGCTGGACTGTGACTATACGTTCAAATGAGGCCAATTCGGGTTTCTTCAAAGTCATGTCTTTACCTAGTGTGTGGTTGAAATTTTTGTATGCATCTCTTCGTTCTGTGCCGGTTTGCAGAGCTCCAAAACAGAGGTGCCACCGAAGCTGTGTTTAGATACAAGCCCTCTGGAGTGGAGTGTGACTGACGTAGTGCGTTTCATTAAGACCACTGACTGTGCTCCCTTGGCACGCATCTTTTTGGATCAGGTAATATAACCTTCCCTGGTACATTCATGTGACATACTGACAAGATCAATAGAATGATTCCCAATAACGTATAATGTTTCTAATACCTTATTATCTTGCCCTTTGACCTTTTGTATGTTTTACAGGAGATTGATGGACAAGCTCTACTCCTGCTAAACCTTCCCACTGTACAGGAGTGCATGGACCTGAAATTAGGGCCTGCTATTAAGCTTTGCCACCATATTGAAAGGGTCAAGCTGGCATTCTATCAGCAATTTGCTACATAGCTGAGGGGGTTTATTAAAGTGAGACGATTAAATGCAGTGCTCAGTCCCATGACATGACTCTCCATAACTGCTGCCTCTGGACATCCCTTGGAAACTTGCGCCAAGCTCAGACATCCGATGGATCAAGAGCTTTATCATTTCCTGTTTCTTTGCCCTGTGTGTTGTATCTAAGGAGCAAAGCACATGTGGCACAGGAACAGTAGCTTTGTGTTGACATTTTACcagttctcccctccctctctaaatCTTCTAGGAAAAGGGGAAGAAATGTCTTGCTTGATTCAGGTATAGCTAGCCTACATTCCTGCCGTTTAGGAATCATAATGGCTCCATGATCTGATGAGCTCCAACAACCCCAGAGCGTTTGACAATGCAAATACATGAAGAAGCACAAAGACTACAACTTTTTAGTGGTACGCAAAGTGtacagggtgtgtctgtgtatatagtGTACATATTCTAAAGCACCTCTAGTGCAACAGGGTGGTTAGTTTGATTTTCTACCAATTACATAAGCTCCATAAGGTATATGTGCACCTATAGAAGGACTTTAGGCATATTTTTGGACAAGACCTAGACAGAGGATTGGATATTCACAGAAAGAGCTTTTTTTTTTGACTTCTCTGAGAAGGATTTGAACTTTTGCTTAATTACACTGAGCATGATTCCAAAGCCTAAAATTAAGTTTTGCCATCATATTACTGTTCCAACCTATAGGTCTAAGTTTAAGTAACGGGTTTTAATGATTGCATCATGGGCATATGCTTTCTAAAGCAAGACGTTTCTCCTGAAACATTAAATTAAATCTAAAAATAAAATTTTATTTATCATTATTATAACTATCATTATAAATCTCTGCTAGTACTGTAGTATTTGTGGTGTTTACATTTTGTGAGCAAACTGTTTTAGTTTCCCTCGTTTGCCTGCCTCTACCACTGAGATCATTTGATCTTGAATGAAACTGGAATTTGCGTTGATTTCGTTTTTACTTCTGTGTTTGTGGAATAT is part of the Hypomesus transpacificus isolate Combined female chromosome 9, fHypTra1, whole genome shotgun sequence genome and encodes:
- the sfmbt1 gene encoding scm-like with four MBT domains protein 1 — encoded protein: MSHEPLESDGDSGQDVSDFSWDDYLEENGAVSVPHHAFKHVDQGLQTGLTPGMKLEVCVRSEPDGPYWVASIITTCGQLLLLRYEGYQDDRRADFWCDIMTADLHPLGWSRKQGKVMKAPEGVREKHPDWEALLERALAEECSAPANLLEGPQRGKDPVDLLSPGCSVEVQDSQDPAVAWAAEVEENVGGRLRLRLFGTEGLPDPLSSLWLYYFHPRLHPPGWAKENACTLRPHTDLIPLCKEEEWEDVRQRIRDHPEDVALTEEFSKDQPAISTHCFTEGMKLEAVDPAAPFCISPATVVKVFNEQYFLVKMDDIRGDEGPEDSGRSFLCHRNSPGIFPAQWSLKNGVPLSSPKGYQGQDFDWADYLKQCEAEAAPQHCFPTDQTDHSFKETMKLEAVNPLSPEHIHVATVTKVKGQHMWLSLEGLKQPMPELIVHVDSLDIFPVSWCETNGYPLLYPIKPKVEKQRRIAVVQPEKQRALPKSTSPDSFKQSTNQSETGQGNGKYCCPKIYFNHRCFSGPYLNKGRIAELPQFIGPGNCVLVLKEVLTLLINSAYKPSRVLRELQLDQEGRWHGHGETLKAKYKGKSYRATVEIVRTADRVADFCRKTCIKLECCPNLFGPRMVLEHCSENCSVLTKTKYTYYYGKKKSKRVGRPPGGHSNLEGGAKRRGRRRKRRKQLFVHKKRRSSASLDNTPAGSPQGSGEEEDLDDDDSLSEDSGSELQDDLQDDSEYSAGKSQPPTPSPSPPATPRPTRRRRKPRSPSFSDDENRPPSPKSSKTEVPPKLCLDTSPLEWSVTDVVRFIKTTDCAPLARIFLDQEIDGQALLLLNLPTVQECMDLKLGPAIKLCHHIERVKLAFYQQFAT